A genomic segment from Micromonospora echinaurantiaca encodes:
- a CDS encoding branched-chain amino acid ABC transporter permease: protein MRGRPLLRTSYAQDLALLDTPAKRWWTGALLLLAVALPFLLTDDLLQLLAVCCVAAIGAIGLGLVTGYAGQVSLGHAFFLGIGAYTAAAISGDPDGRVIGLGVTDIAVWLPAAGLVAALAGVLVAPLATRLRGLYLAIVTLGLVFIGQHVFNEWSALTGGAGVGRPAATLEFLGHPLAVTDAAATRDQKLYWLMLGLLVVFGVAARNLARSRIGRAFTAIRDRDIAAGVIGVNLPRYKTLAFAVSSAYAGCAGALLYTITGFFDPSSFSLLLSVQYIAMVLIGGAGTISGAIAGAFFITLLPRLTRELQAWVPFISTQPNEVPNVFQVETILYGVLIIVFLIFEPRGLFGLWVRARAYWKAWPFSY from the coding sequence ATGCGGGGTCGGCCGCTGCTGCGCACGTCGTACGCCCAGGATCTGGCGCTGCTGGACACCCCGGCCAAGCGGTGGTGGACCGGCGCACTGCTGCTGCTCGCGGTCGCGCTGCCCTTCCTGCTCACCGACGACCTGCTGCAACTGCTCGCGGTCTGCTGCGTGGCCGCGATCGGCGCGATCGGACTCGGCCTGGTCACCGGGTACGCCGGCCAGGTCTCCCTCGGCCACGCGTTCTTCCTCGGCATCGGCGCGTACACCGCGGCGGCGATCAGCGGCGACCCGGACGGCCGGGTGATCGGTCTCGGGGTCACCGACATCGCGGTCTGGCTGCCCGCCGCCGGCCTGGTGGCCGCGCTGGCCGGGGTGCTGGTCGCCCCGCTGGCCACCCGGCTGCGCGGGCTCTACCTCGCCATCGTCACCCTCGGCCTGGTCTTCATCGGCCAGCACGTGTTCAACGAGTGGTCGGCGCTGACCGGCGGCGCCGGGGTCGGCCGGCCGGCCGCCACCCTGGAGTTCCTCGGCCACCCGCTCGCGGTGACCGACGCCGCCGCCACCCGCGACCAGAAGCTGTACTGGCTGATGCTCGGCCTGCTCGTGGTCTTCGGGGTGGCCGCCCGGAACCTGGCCCGCTCGCGGATCGGGCGGGCGTTCACCGCCATCCGTGACCGGGACATCGCCGCCGGGGTGATCGGGGTGAACCTGCCCCGGTACAAGACCCTGGCGTTCGCCGTGTCGTCGGCGTACGCCGGCTGCGCCGGGGCGCTGCTCTACACCATCACCGGCTTCTTCGACCCGAGTTCGTTCAGCCTGCTGCTGTCCGTGCAGTACATCGCCATGGTGCTGATCGGCGGCGCGGGCACCATCTCCGGCGCGATCGCCGGGGCGTTCTTCATCACCCTGCTGCCCCGGCTCACCCGGGAGCTGCAGGCGTGGGTGCCGTTCATCAGCACCCAGCCGAACGAGGTGCCGAACGTCTTCCAGGTGGAGACGATCCTCTACGGCGTACTCATCATCGTCTTCCTGATCTTCGAACCGCGCGGGCTGTTCGGGCTCTGGGTCCGGGCCCGCGCCTACTGGAAGGCGTGGCCGTTCTCCTACTGA
- a CDS encoding RNA-guided endonuclease InsQ/TnpB family protein, whose amino-acid sequence MRYTYRLRPGATAVAALHAEWGRCRFLWNEAVHQQKIGNKPTLCRLSKMLTAARSRCGWLREGSQVAQQQTLRNYALALAHSSLIKGRRPPKVKQRKRSLPSLEYTVRGFSIRDGRLRLACGLRIPVVWSRDLPSEPTSVRVYQDTLGHWYASFVVRREAQVVPTATASIGVDWGVSVTATTTNPAFDLPYLGHRKRCAAELARMQRRMSRRRRPKGQPVSSGYLDAKRRAARLHKKAARQSTHDARQWARRVIDSHQLIAVEDFKPNLLFKSTMARKAADAAIGAAKRELIERGMRAGRKVVLVPPAYTTMTCAECGSRAKSRLGLGMRTFRCNDCGYTAGRDLNAARVILATVERDRVGADDVRHTINSLRGGRSGAV is encoded by the coding sequence GTGCGGTACACGTACCGGTTGCGCCCTGGAGCAACAGCGGTCGCCGCATTGCACGCCGAGTGGGGTCGCTGCCGGTTCCTGTGGAACGAAGCCGTCCACCAGCAGAAGATCGGTAACAAGCCGACCCTGTGCAGACTCTCCAAAATGCTTACCGCAGCCCGCTCCCGATGCGGATGGCTGCGTGAAGGTTCGCAGGTAGCCCAGCAGCAGACCCTGCGAAACTATGCTCTCGCGCTTGCCCATTCCTCTTTGATCAAGGGTCGCCGCCCGCCAAAGGTGAAGCAGCGCAAACGAAGTCTTCCGAGCCTTGAGTACACGGTCCGGGGCTTCAGCATCCGGGACGGACGCTTGCGTCTTGCGTGCGGTCTCCGCATCCCCGTGGTCTGGTCGCGGGACCTCCCTTCCGAGCCGACCAGCGTTCGCGTCTATCAGGACACCCTTGGACACTGGTACGCGTCCTTCGTGGTGCGCCGGGAAGCACAAGTGGTGCCAACTGCTACCGCATCCATCGGCGTTGATTGGGGAGTCAGCGTCACCGCCACAACCACCAACCCCGCCTTTGACCTGCCGTATCTCGGCCACCGGAAGAGGTGCGCCGCAGAATTGGCCAGGATGCAGCGAAGGATGAGCCGGCGTCGCAGGCCTAAGGGCCAACCCGTATCCAGCGGTTACCTGGACGCCAAGCGACGCGCTGCCAGACTGCACAAGAAGGCTGCGCGGCAAAGCACACACGACGCGCGCCAATGGGCGAGGAGAGTAATCGACAGCCATCAGCTGATTGCTGTGGAGGACTTCAAGCCGAATTTGCTTTTCAAATCCACAATGGCCCGCAAGGCCGCCGATGCCGCGATCGGCGCAGCGAAACGAGAATTGATCGAACGTGGCATGCGGGCGGGCCGGAAGGTGGTGTTGGTGCCGCCCGCCTACACCACAATGACCTGCGCCGAATGCGGCTCGAGAGCCAAGAGCCGCCTCGGTTTGGGTATGAGGACTTTCAGGTGCAACGACTGTGGCTACACCGCGGGACGCGACCTGAACGCCGCGAGGGTGATCCTCGCCACGGTAGAACGCGACCGTGTTGGTGCTGACGATGTGAGACATACGATCAACTCCCTACGGGGCGGCCGGTCGGGTGCAGTCTGA
- a CDS encoding branched-chain amino acid ABC transporter permease: MTELTESVLRGLGTGSIYALLALGFVIIYKATRVISFAQPAFMLAGVVAVTYLAPAVGFWAAVPLAAVGTGLLALGVERAAVRPMVGRPAFVVAIITLGVDVAVRVVVNAFIGLDVRHVGDPWGLRTLSLGPVELQQRHLAAVTATGLLVAGLFAFFRFTRTGLAMRAAALDQEAALAHGVSVGAVFAVSWALAGGLAAVAGTFAAAGASVDAALWLIALTALPVIILGGLDSLPGAVVGGLAVGVLQELTATYANDLAWLGGNVSVITPYVLMLVVLLVRPYGLFGTREVERV, from the coding sequence GTGACCGAGCTGACCGAGAGCGTGCTGCGCGGGCTGGGCACCGGCAGCATCTACGCCCTGCTCGCGCTCGGCTTCGTGATCATCTACAAGGCCACCCGCGTGATCAGCTTCGCCCAGCCCGCGTTCATGCTGGCCGGCGTCGTCGCGGTCACCTACCTCGCCCCGGCCGTCGGCTTCTGGGCGGCGGTGCCGCTCGCGGCGGTCGGCACCGGCCTGCTCGCGCTCGGCGTCGAGCGCGCCGCCGTCCGGCCGATGGTGGGCCGGCCCGCGTTCGTGGTCGCCATCATCACCCTCGGCGTGGACGTCGCCGTCCGGGTGGTGGTCAACGCCTTCATCGGCCTGGACGTGCGGCACGTCGGCGACCCGTGGGGACTGCGCACCCTGTCACTGGGCCCGGTCGAGCTGCAACAGCGGCACCTGGCCGCGGTGACGGCCACCGGGCTGCTCGTCGCCGGCCTGTTCGCGTTCTTCCGGTTCACCCGCACCGGGCTGGCGATGCGGGCCGCCGCGCTCGACCAGGAGGCGGCGCTGGCGCACGGCGTGTCGGTCGGGGCGGTCTTCGCGGTCAGCTGGGCGCTGGCCGGCGGGCTGGCCGCGGTGGCCGGCACCTTCGCCGCCGCCGGTGCCAGCGTGGACGCCGCGCTCTGGCTGATCGCGCTGACCGCGCTCCCGGTGATCATCCTGGGTGGACTCGACTCGCTGCCCGGGGCGGTGGTCGGCGGGCTCGCCGTCGGCGTGCTCCAGGAACTCACCGCCACCTACGCCAACGACCTCGCCTGGCTCGGCGGCAACGTCTCGGTGATCACCCCGTACGTGCTGATGCTGGTCGTGCTGCTGGTCCGCCCGTACGGGCTGTTCGGCACCCGGGAGGTGGAGCGGGTTTAA
- a CDS encoding family 43 glycosylhydrolase encodes MGQLRRGGALAAVLGLLLAATASAPAVAGTDADYRNPVSAGFADTFADPVVLRGDDGYWYAYGTTDPLREGERQFHRVPTARSADLVDWQYVGDAFGADQRPPYAAPGAGFWAPDVRRIGDRYVMYVTVTDTTVSPEGSDFAIGAATAPTPTGPWTFVDEPVVAPRPGGGGGWLWTIDPSQFTDVDGTSYLYYGSYYGGISVTELSPDGLRAVGQPTLVAIDNKFEGGYVLRHDGWYYLFASTANCCAGPATGYSVHVGRSRSPRGPFVDRDGIPLTASRAGGTPVLTQNGNRWIGTGHNGFLTDLSGQDWIVYHALDRADPYLDEPFGINERPMLLDRLDWIGGWPTVNAGAGPSDGERPAPVTTGRVDERFDAGLAGWRGTGDWRVADGRLTGSGALTSRTTVGGDVRAETDLRLTGAEAAGLTLGGRVEVRVDAAAGRLVARDGGRTASAALPPGHRLTDRHNLAVEVRGRQLVAELSPARLGDQLATVALRLDRPVPGRLGLTATGGAAEFDNVSLARLHRPARHAVPEPRAGALLTGWSDEFTDGLDPAWSWVRPDPSATVSGGALRWPTQAADLVGTGNTASVLLRDAPAGDYLVETKVTLDLGEETVRNYQQAGLVAYVDDDRFARLAQVAIWNTRQVEYGYELPFAGQPVYGGNIVGTPATTTWLRLAHRVDPVTGEHEFRAGSSRDGEHWTWGGVWTFPADTTPRIGLVAHGGAQPPVTAAFDYLRFHR; translated from the coding sequence ATGGGACAACTCCGTCGTGGCGGCGCGCTCGCCGCCGTGCTCGGTCTGCTGCTGGCGGCGACGGCGTCCGCGCCGGCCGTCGCCGGAACCGACGCCGACTACCGCAACCCGGTCTCGGCCGGGTTCGCCGACACCTTCGCCGACCCGGTCGTCCTGCGCGGTGACGACGGCTACTGGTACGCCTACGGCACCACCGACCCGCTGCGCGAGGGCGAGCGCCAGTTCCACCGGGTGCCCACCGCCCGCTCCGCCGACCTGGTCGACTGGCAGTACGTCGGGGACGCCTTCGGCGCCGACCAGCGGCCCCCGTACGCGGCGCCCGGTGCCGGCTTCTGGGCCCCCGACGTGCGCCGGATCGGCGACCGCTACGTCATGTACGTGACGGTCACCGACACCACCGTCTCCCCGGAGGGCAGCGACTTCGCGATCGGCGCGGCGACCGCGCCCACCCCGACCGGCCCGTGGACCTTCGTCGACGAGCCGGTGGTGGCGCCTCGCCCGGGCGGCGGCGGAGGCTGGTTGTGGACCATCGACCCGTCCCAGTTCACCGACGTCGACGGGACCAGCTACCTCTACTACGGCAGCTACTACGGGGGCATCTCGGTCACCGAGCTCTCCCCCGACGGGCTGCGCGCGGTCGGCCAGCCGACCCTGGTGGCGATCGACAACAAGTTCGAGGGCGGCTACGTGCTGCGCCACGACGGCTGGTACTACCTGTTCGCCTCGACGGCGAACTGCTGCGCAGGCCCGGCCACCGGCTACTCCGTCCACGTCGGCCGGTCGCGGAGCCCGCGCGGCCCGTTCGTGGACCGCGACGGCATCCCGCTGACCGCGTCCCGGGCCGGCGGCACGCCGGTGCTCACCCAGAACGGCAACCGGTGGATCGGCACCGGCCACAACGGCTTCCTCACCGACCTGTCCGGCCAGGACTGGATCGTCTACCACGCGCTCGACCGGGCCGACCCGTACCTGGACGAGCCGTTCGGCATCAACGAGCGGCCGATGCTGCTGGACCGCCTCGACTGGATCGGCGGCTGGCCGACGGTCAACGCCGGCGCCGGCCCGTCCGACGGCGAGCGGCCCGCGCCGGTGACCACCGGCCGGGTGGACGAGCGGTTCGACGCCGGGCTGGCCGGCTGGCGGGGCACCGGCGACTGGCGGGTCGCCGACGGCCGGCTCACCGGCAGCGGCGCGCTGACCAGCCGTACCACCGTCGGCGGCGACGTGCGGGCGGAGACCGACCTGCGGCTGACCGGCGCCGAGGCGGCCGGGCTGACCCTGGGCGGCCGGGTCGAGGTGCGCGTCGACGCGGCGGCCGGCCGGCTGGTGGCCCGCGACGGCGGCCGCACCGCCAGCGCGGCGCTGCCGCCCGGCCATCGCCTGACCGACCGGCACAACCTGGCGGTGGAGGTACGCGGCCGGCAGCTGGTGGCCGAGCTGAGCCCGGCCCGGCTCGGCGACCAGCTGGCCACGGTCGCGCTGCGGCTGGACCGCCCGGTGCCCGGGCGGCTCGGGCTGACCGCGACCGGCGGCGCCGCCGAGTTCGACAACGTCAGCCTGGCCCGGCTGCACCGACCGGCCCGCCACGCCGTACCGGAGCCGCGGGCCGGCGCCCTGCTGACCGGGTGGTCCGACGAGTTCACCGACGGCCTCGACCCGGCCTGGAGCTGGGTGCGGCCGGACCCGTCGGCCACCGTGTCCGGCGGGGCGCTGCGCTGGCCGACGCAGGCCGCCGACCTGGTCGGCACCGGCAACACCGCGAGCGTGCTGCTGCGCGACGCGCCGGCCGGCGACTACCTGGTGGAGACGAAGGTGACCCTCGACCTGGGCGAGGAGACCGTGCGCAACTACCAGCAGGCCGGCCTGGTCGCCTACGTCGACGACGACCGGTTCGCCCGGCTGGCTCAGGTGGCGATCTGGAACACCCGGCAGGTGGAGTACGGCTACGAACTGCCCTTCGCCGGCCAGCCGGTGTACGGCGGCAACATCGTCGGCACCCCGGCCACCACCACCTGGCTGCGGCTGGCACACCGGGTCGACCCGGTCACCGGCGAGCACGAGTTCCGGGCCGGCTCCAGCCGGGACGGCGAGCACTGGACGTGGGGCGGGGTGTGGACCTTCCCCGCCGACACCACGCCCCGGATCGGCCTGGTCGCCCACGGCGGCGCGCAGCCGCCGGTCACCGCCGCCTTCGACTACCTGCGCTTCCACCGCTGA
- a CDS encoding ArsR/SmtB family transcription factor translates to MSATSTDGTALARLAGLLADRTRASFCLALLDGRAWTAGELARAAAVAPSTASEHLDRLVAGGLLVEERQGRHRYLRLAGPSVAQLVEDLAGHTPAAARPARSLRAVRADAALAYARTCYDHLAGRLGVLLRDTMLARGLLDERAGLTLTPAGRDWLGGLDVPVAAPGRRPLLRDCLDWTERRPHLAGTLGAALCGRLFDLGWLTRGTGRAVRLTPAGGPALAGALGLTVADLAPVAAPDTGGGRA, encoded by the coding sequence ATGAGCGCCACCAGCACCGACGGCACGGCGCTGGCTCGCCTCGCCGGCCTGCTCGCCGACCGGACCCGGGCCAGCTTCTGCCTCGCCCTGCTCGACGGCCGGGCCTGGACGGCGGGCGAGCTGGCCCGCGCCGCCGCAGTCGCCCCGTCGACCGCGAGCGAGCACCTGGACCGGCTGGTCGCCGGCGGGCTGCTGGTCGAGGAGCGCCAGGGGCGGCACCGCTACCTGCGGCTGGCCGGGCCGTCGGTGGCCCAGCTGGTCGAGGACCTGGCCGGCCACACCCCCGCCGCCGCGCGGCCGGCCCGCTCGCTGCGCGCCGTGCGCGCCGACGCGGCCCTGGCGTACGCCCGCACCTGTTACGACCACCTGGCCGGCCGGCTCGGCGTGCTGCTGCGCGACACCATGCTGGCCCGGGGGCTGCTCGACGAGCGGGCCGGGCTCACCCTGACCCCGGCCGGGCGGGACTGGCTCGGTGGGCTCGACGTGCCGGTGGCCGCCCCCGGCCGGCGTCCGCTGTTGCGGGACTGCCTGGACTGGACCGAGCGACGCCCGCACCTGGCCGGCACGCTCGGCGCGGCGCTCTGCGGCCGGCTGTTCGACCTCGGTTGGCTCACCCGGGGCACCGGCCGCGCCGTCCGGCTGACCCCGGCCGGCGGGCCCGCCCTGGCCGGCGCGCTCGGCCTGACCGTCGCCGACCTCGCCCCGGTCGCCGCCCCGGACACCGGCGGCGGCCGCGCCTGA
- a CDS encoding isocitrate lyase/PEP mutase family protein, translated as MTDRFAAFHALHHADRPLLLPNAWDHASAAALAARGHRAIGTTSLGVAAAAGLPDGAAATRAETLRLARLLGRLPVLLTVDVEAGFSDDPAEVAELAAELAGLGVVGINVEDARADGGLAPPELTAAKVAAVKAAVPGLFVNARTDTWWLGTPDPLPETLRRARAYQDAGADGVFVPGVADPGLIARLAAAIDAPLNVLLSPGGPAPAELGALGVARVSTGSLLFRAALAGALAVLDGAGVPPGLPSYAETQRLVAPSTG; from the coding sequence ATGACCGACCGCTTCGCCGCCTTCCACGCCCTGCACCACGCGGACCGGCCGCTGCTGCTGCCCAACGCCTGGGACCACGCCAGCGCCGCCGCGCTCGCCGCCCGCGGGCACCGGGCGATCGGGACCACCAGCCTCGGCGTCGCCGCGGCCGCCGGCCTGCCCGACGGCGCGGCCGCCACCCGGGCGGAGACGCTGCGGCTGGCCCGGCTGCTGGGCCGGCTCCCGGTGCTGCTCACCGTCGACGTGGAGGCCGGGTTCAGCGACGACCCGGCCGAGGTCGCCGAGCTGGCCGCCGAGCTGGCCGGGCTCGGGGTGGTCGGGATCAACGTCGAGGACGCCCGGGCCGACGGCGGCCTCGCCCCACCCGAGCTGACCGCCGCCAAGGTGGCCGCGGTCAAGGCGGCCGTGCCGGGCCTGTTCGTCAACGCCCGCACCGACACCTGGTGGCTGGGCACGCCCGACCCGCTGCCGGAGACGCTGCGCCGGGCCCGTGCCTACCAGGACGCCGGCGCTGACGGCGTCTTCGTGCCGGGCGTCGCCGACCCCGGCCTGATCGCCCGGCTGGCCGCCGCGATCGACGCCCCGCTCAACGTGCTGCTGTCACCCGGCGGCCCGGCTCCGGCGGAGCTGGGCGCGCTCGGGGTGGCCCGGGTGAGCACCGGCTCCCTGCTGTTCCGGGCCGCGCTGGCCGGCGCCCTCGCCGTGCTCGACGGCGCGGGCGTCCCGCCGGGGCTGCCCTCGTACGCCGAGACGCAGCGGCTGGTCGCGCCGTCCACCGGGTAG
- a CDS encoding cytochrome P450 codes for MTVVTNLLAPAAGTPPCGPPVLDPATGWTVTRHADVRAALLDPACQVPVAPPGPPGTLAWLRGTVSRFSAPETHPGRRAAGTAMLAGLDPDELREVAARRTGETLDRAADRLDVMAALARRVPLRVLAERLGLADPDAAVPAVTAVAAAYHPGADPATVRRADRAVAALLALTPADAPEVRANRIGLLVQAADATAGLIGAATRHVLARPADVPTGDLAEVLRLDPPVRGTRRVTIAPVRLGGRKLASGSPVLLRFDAANRDPAVFADPDHLLPGRPHAALTFGAGPRGCPGERHALALATGVVDVLRRRCRPVPAPVPHEPHVLLRVPIRLEVHPR; via the coding sequence GTGACCGTCGTGACGAATCTCCTCGCCCCCGCCGCCGGCACGCCGCCGTGCGGCCCGCCCGTCCTCGACCCGGCCACCGGCTGGACGGTGACCCGGCACGCCGACGTCCGCGCCGCGCTGCTCGATCCGGCCTGCCAGGTGCCGGTCGCCCCACCCGGCCCGCCCGGGACCCTCGCCTGGCTACGCGGCACGGTGAGCCGGTTCAGCGCGCCCGAGACCCACCCGGGCCGCCGGGCGGCCGGCACGGCCATGCTGGCCGGACTCGACCCCGACGAGCTGCGCGAGGTGGCCGCCCGGCGCACCGGGGAAACGCTCGACCGGGCCGCCGACCGGCTGGACGTGATGGCCGCGCTCGCCCGCCGCGTACCGCTGCGGGTGCTGGCCGAGCGGCTCGGCCTGGCCGACCCGGACGCCGCCGTGCCGGCGGTGACCGCGGTCGCGGCCGCCTACCACCCCGGCGCCGACCCGGCCACGGTGCGGCGCGCGGACCGGGCGGTGGCCGCGCTGCTGGCGCTGACCCCAGCCGACGCGCCGGAGGTCCGGGCGAACCGGATCGGCCTGCTGGTCCAGGCCGCCGACGCCACCGCCGGCCTGATCGGCGCCGCCACCCGGCACGTGCTGGCCCGGCCGGCCGACGTGCCCACCGGCGACCTCGCCGAGGTGCTCCGGCTCGACCCGCCGGTACGCGGCACCCGCCGGGTCACCATCGCCCCGGTCCGGCTCGGCGGGCGGAAGCTGGCATCGGGCAGCCCGGTGCTGCTGCGTTTCGACGCCGCCAACCGGGACCCGGCGGTCTTCGCCGACCCGGACCACCTGCTGCCCGGCCGCCCGCACGCGGCGCTGACCTTCGGCGCCGGGCCGCGCGGCTGCCCGGGGGAGCGGCACGCGCTGGCGCTGGCCACCGGCGTGGTGGACGTGCTGCGCCGCCGCTGCCGGCCGGTGCCCGCGCCGGTTCCCCACGAACCGCACGTGCTGCTGCGCGTGCCGATCCGACTGGAGGTACACCCCCGATGA
- a CDS encoding ABC transporter substrate-binding protein, with protein MALRTSRTALGVALILLAGTLTACRGGDSTTDESGLRTDVGVTAEPCPDAVDRNKGCIYLGIISDLTEGPFRALAVPITDAQKAFWKRVNTAGGIGDYEVDVTRYVRDNKYNPQTHNQVYQQIKPNVLALAQSLGSPTTGAILGDMKASSVIAAPAAWTSGYAFEDVIIESGANYCVESMNALDYAREAYAPKSVMAVHLAGDYGDDAAAGVKLAAQTLGMTFTDVKTDSGADKQAGAIQAILAGKPDLVVLTMGPADAATIVGQAVARGFAGRFIGTSPTWNPALLQSPAAPALLARYEQTAPWNTWSTDTPGHRALREALPGVTPNDGYTSGWVWSYPMKAALAKAVADGDLTRAGLLKAVKSLTSVDYEGMLPATAGNYAAGANEGAVRVTAVYKPDKASPTGVSQVRELFTGPTAGGYNLDRPCYEKL; from the coding sequence ATGGCACTACGGACGTCGCGGACCGCCCTCGGGGTGGCCCTGATCCTGCTGGCCGGCACGCTCACCGCGTGCCGTGGCGGGGACAGCACAACGGACGAATCCGGGTTGCGCACCGACGTCGGCGTCACCGCCGAGCCGTGCCCGGACGCGGTCGACCGCAACAAGGGCTGCATCTACCTCGGCATCATCTCCGACCTCACCGAGGGCCCGTTCCGGGCCCTCGCGGTGCCGATCACCGACGCGCAGAAGGCGTTCTGGAAGCGGGTCAACACCGCCGGCGGGATCGGCGACTACGAGGTGGACGTGACCCGGTACGTGCGGGACAACAAGTACAACCCGCAGACCCACAACCAGGTCTACCAGCAGATCAAGCCGAACGTGCTGGCGCTGGCGCAGAGCCTCGGCTCGCCCACCACCGGCGCCATCCTGGGCGACATGAAGGCGAGCAGCGTGATCGCCGCCCCGGCCGCCTGGACCTCCGGCTACGCCTTCGAGGACGTCATCATCGAGTCCGGCGCGAACTACTGCGTCGAGTCGATGAACGCGCTGGACTACGCCCGTGAGGCGTACGCGCCGAAGTCGGTGATGGCGGTGCACCTGGCCGGCGACTACGGCGACGACGCCGCGGCCGGGGTGAAGCTGGCCGCGCAGACGCTCGGGATGACCTTCACTGACGTCAAGACCGACTCCGGCGCCGACAAGCAGGCCGGCGCCATCCAGGCCATCCTCGCCGGCAAGCCGGACCTGGTGGTGCTCACCATGGGCCCGGCGGACGCGGCGACCATCGTCGGGCAGGCGGTGGCCCGCGGCTTCGCCGGCCGGTTCATCGGCACCAGCCCGACCTGGAACCCGGCGCTGCTGCAGAGCCCGGCCGCACCCGCGCTGCTGGCCCGCTACGAGCAGACCGCTCCGTGGAACACCTGGAGCACCGACACCCCCGGGCACCGGGCGCTGCGCGAGGCGTTGCCCGGGGTCACCCCGAACGACGGCTACACCTCCGGCTGGGTGTGGTCGTACCCGATGAAGGCGGCGCTGGCCAAGGCGGTGGCCGACGGCGACCTGACCCGGGCCGGCCTGCTCAAGGCGGTCAAGTCGCTGACCTCGGTGGACTACGAGGGGATGCTGCCGGCGACCGCCGGCAACTACGCCGCCGGGGCGAACGAGGGAGCGGTCCGGGTCACCGCTGTCTACAAGCCGGACAAGGCCAGCCCGACCGGGGTGAGCCAGGTCCGCGAGCTGTTCACCGGGCCGACCGCCGGGGGGTACAACCTGGACCGGCCCTGCTACGAGAAGCTCTGA